The following are encoded in a window of Kogia breviceps isolate mKogBre1 chromosome 12, mKogBre1 haplotype 1, whole genome shotgun sequence genomic DNA:
- the SYNGR1 gene encoding synaptogyrin-1 isoform X2, with protein sequence MFTESEELNSEVFSIVVFGSIVNEGYLNSSSESEEFCIYNHNPNACGYGVTVGVLAFLTCLLYLALDVYFPQISSVKDRKKAVLSDIGVSAFWAFLWFVGFCYLANQWQVSKPEDNLMNQGTDAARAAIAFSFFSIFTWAGQAVLAFQRYQIGADSALFSQDYMDPSQDTSMPYAPYVEPSTGPDPAGMGGTYQQPASAFEPEPQGYQSQGY encoded by the exons ATGTTCACGGAAAGTGAGGAGTTAAATTCCGAG GTGTTCTCCATCGTGGTGTTCGGCTCCATCGTGAATGAGGGCTACCTCAACAGCTCCTCGGAGAgcgaggagttttgcatctacaACCACAACCCCAATGCCTGCGGCTACGGCGTGACCGTGGGCGTGCTTGCCTTCCTCACCTGCCTGCTCTACCTGGCCCTGGACGTGTACTTCCCGCAGATCAGCAGTGTCAAGGACCGTAAGAAGGCCGTCCTATCTGACATCGGTGTCTCGG CCTTCTGGGCCTTCCTCTGGTTCGTGGGCTTCTGCTACCTGGCCAATCAGTGGCAGGTCTCCAAGCCCGAGGACAACCTGATGAACCAAGGGACAGACGCGGCCCGGGCTGCCATcgccttctccttcttctccatcTTCACGTGG GCGGGCCAGGCTGTGCTGGCCTTCCAGAGGTACCAGATTGGCGCAGACTCAGCCCTCTTCTCCCAGGACTACATGGACCCCAGCCAGGACACCAGCATGCCTTACGCCCCCTACGTGGAGCCCAGCACCGGGCCAGACCCCGCCGGCATGGGTGGCACCTACCAGCAGCCGGCCAGCGCCTTTGAGCCCGAGCCCCAGGGCTACCAGTCGCAGGGCTACTGA
- the SYNGR1 gene encoding synaptogyrin-1 isoform X3 → MEGGAYGAGKAGGAFDPYTLVRQPHTILRVVSWVFSIVVFGSIVNEGYLNSSSESEEFCIYNHNPNACGYGVTVGVLAFLTCLLYLALDVYFPQISSVKDRKKAVLSDIGVSAFWAFLWFVGFCYLANQWQVSKPEDNLMNQGTDAARAAIAFSFFSIFTWSLTAALAVRRFKDLTFQEEYSTLFPTSAQP, encoded by the exons ATGGAAGGGGGTGCGTATGGAGCGGGCAAAGCTGGGGGCGCCTTCGACCCCTACACCCTGGTCCGGCAGCCGCACACCATCCTGCGCGTCGTGTCATGG GTGTTCTCCATCGTGGTGTTCGGCTCCATCGTGAATGAGGGCTACCTCAACAGCTCCTCGGAGAgcgaggagttttgcatctacaACCACAACCCCAATGCCTGCGGCTACGGCGTGACCGTGGGCGTGCTTGCCTTCCTCACCTGCCTGCTCTACCTGGCCCTGGACGTGTACTTCCCGCAGATCAGCAGTGTCAAGGACCGTAAGAAGGCCGTCCTATCTGACATCGGTGTCTCGG CCTTCTGGGCCTTCCTCTGGTTCGTGGGCTTCTGCTACCTGGCCAATCAGTGGCAGGTCTCCAAGCCCGAGGACAACCTGATGAACCAAGGGACAGACGCGGCCCGGGCTGCCATcgccttctccttcttctccatcTTCACGTGG AGCCTGACCGCAGCCTTGGCCGTGCGGAGATTCAAGGACCTTACCTTCCAGGAGGAATACAGCACGCTGTTTCCCACCTCAGCACAGCCATAG
- the SYNGR1 gene encoding synaptogyrin-1 isoform X1, translating into MEGGAYGAGKAGGAFDPYTLVRQPHTILRVVSWVFSIVVFGSIVNEGYLNSSSESEEFCIYNHNPNACGYGVTVGVLAFLTCLLYLALDVYFPQISSVKDRKKAVLSDIGVSAFWAFLWFVGFCYLANQWQVSKPEDNLMNQGTDAARAAIAFSFFSIFTWAGQAVLAFQRYQIGADSALFSQDYMDPSQDTSMPYAPYVEPSTGPDPAGMGGTYQQPASAFEPEPQGYQSQGY; encoded by the exons ATGGAAGGGGGTGCGTATGGAGCGGGCAAAGCTGGGGGCGCCTTCGACCCCTACACCCTGGTCCGGCAGCCGCACACCATCCTGCGCGTCGTGTCATGG GTGTTCTCCATCGTGGTGTTCGGCTCCATCGTGAATGAGGGCTACCTCAACAGCTCCTCGGAGAgcgaggagttttgcatctacaACCACAACCCCAATGCCTGCGGCTACGGCGTGACCGTGGGCGTGCTTGCCTTCCTCACCTGCCTGCTCTACCTGGCCCTGGACGTGTACTTCCCGCAGATCAGCAGTGTCAAGGACCGTAAGAAGGCCGTCCTATCTGACATCGGTGTCTCGG CCTTCTGGGCCTTCCTCTGGTTCGTGGGCTTCTGCTACCTGGCCAATCAGTGGCAGGTCTCCAAGCCCGAGGACAACCTGATGAACCAAGGGACAGACGCGGCCCGGGCTGCCATcgccttctccttcttctccatcTTCACGTGG GCGGGCCAGGCTGTGCTGGCCTTCCAGAGGTACCAGATTGGCGCAGACTCAGCCCTCTTCTCCCAGGACTACATGGACCCCAGCCAGGACACCAGCATGCCTTACGCCCCCTACGTGGAGCCCAGCACCGGGCCAGACCCCGCCGGCATGGGTGGCACCTACCAGCAGCCGGCCAGCGCCTTTGAGCCCGAGCCCCAGGGCTACCAGTCGCAGGGCTACTGA